From the genome of Trachemys scripta elegans isolate TJP31775 chromosome 2, CAS_Tse_1.0, whole genome shotgun sequence:
ATAAATGtgctccccacccacacaccagGGTTGAGACTAGCTTCCCCCAGAGCTGGAACCATTTCCTTCTCCAGGCCCAGACCGTGGGGACATGCTTTGGGGTTCCCGGCCTTGTCTGTAgctgtggggtggtggaggggcaATAGTGGGGTTTCATTGCTCACGTGACCAATGCTCTATTGTAAACCCTCCCCTCCACAGGGACCTCCGGGGCAACGCTTTGATCTGCGACTGCAAAATCAAGTGGCTGGTGGAATGGATGGAGAGGACCAATGCAACGGTGCCTGCCATCTTCTGCAGCAGCCCCATCCGCTACCAGGGGCAGAAGATCCGGGACCTGGCCCTCAAGGACTTCAGCTGCATCACGACAGGTAGGACTGGCTGCTGGCTCTCACTGCTTCACTAGGCACGACTTGTGCTCGTttagcaggctggggctggaggcaggagagagtGGATACGGGGCCACTTTCCATGGGCGTGGTTGAAAAGCAAAGCCGTTGGACATGCTGCCacggccagggagcagtgggctGGGTGGTGTGACGGGGGTCCCCACTGCTGCCTCATCttcaccccttccctcccagactTTGTGGTGCACCAGGTCCTGCCATTCCAGTCAGTGTCAGCTGAGCCCTTTGTCTACAGCAGCGACCTCTATGTAGCACTGGCACAGCCCAGTGCCAGCAGCTGCACCATCCTCAAGTGGGACTATGTGGAGCGCAAGCTATGGGACTTTGACCGCATCCCTGGTAAGAACCAGCCGTGCAGACAGACATCCTGCCATGGCCCTGTACTTCCCTGGAGGAGTGGGGCCAGAGATGGGAGACAGCAAGTCCCATAATAGCGAGCACGAGGAGAAACAGCAAGATCCTATCATCAGGGGTTCATGATCACTTGCAATCAGTCTCTCATTGCATGAGCCACGAAGAGGCACATGGCAGGGGGATAGGAAGAGGGCATGTTAGCCTCCCTGGCGTGGTTCAGGGTGGGCTCCTGGGAAGCTGTGAGCTACCCATGGGGTTTACGGTGCAGAGCTTAGGGGCAGAAACACCTGGCAGTGCTGGGTGGTTCTTCCCACTCCCTTTGGGCAGAGGCAGGGAGTGCGGATTGCAGGAGCTGTCACCGCAAAgcaacctggagcccccttcaGATTCAAGGCCAACAACAGGGTGCGTGCATGCGTCTATGGGAGAGTTTCCAAGTGTTTGTGTGCACATGTGAAAGTGCCGCTGTGTGTATATGTGAgaggttatagaatcatagaactgtatgactggaagggacctcggtaggtcatctagttcatatCCTTGCACTGAGACAggtccaagtaaacctagatcatccctgacaggtgtttgtccaacttgttcttaaaatcctccagtgagggtgtgacaatgcagttctggtggaacccaactgagagtgccaactcaggacaaattgctaaaaccgggcagttacagcccaaggctggggtttttccacctctaaggcaaaccaaaccagccagactaggaggacttcggtctcatcccactggctaaccgcaagtctcacaagcaatctccttaggcactccagtttcccagtattaccaccagtgccactcgttatggggatgaatggttatgaaaaccagtaccccagtaaaagaaaaaggttctcctgatcccaaaggaccaagccccagacccaggtcaatatacaagtcagatcttacccacaaatcacgctgctgccaatcctttagaatctaaaatctaaaggtttattcataaaaggaaaaagatagagatgagagttagaattggttaaatggaatcaattacatacagtaatggcaaagttcttggttcatggcttgcagcagcgatggaataaactgcaggttcaaatcaagtctctggaatacatcctcagctgggatgggtcattcagtcctttgtcagagcttcagtttgtagcaaagttcctccagaggtaagaagcaggattgaagacaagatggagatgaggcatcagccttatatagtcttttccaggtgtaagaacacctccttgttcttactgtggaaaattacagccaaatggagtctggagtcacatgggccagtccctgcatacttcgctgagttacaaggcatatctgccttctctcaatgggtccattgtacagctgatggtccttaatgggccatcaagcaggctaggcagagctaatctcagcttgtctgggatgtcacccagaagcatagcataagtttgccatacagacagtatagagccaatattcataactttaactacaaaactgatacacacatatagaccgcataatcataaccagtaaaccataaccttgtcctagacaccccatttgactccctttatacaagatttgggtgccactacaggaccttggttgcaacaatgatctagacggtcccagtttatgtcaataacgtcacagagggggattccaccacctccctgggaagcctagTCTAAGGGAGGGtttggattttccatcactatGCAGGTGTGTGCAGAAGTGTGTGGTATGTGTGTCTGCAAGCAGGTATGCTAACGCTGCTCACCTGGGACACTCTCCTCCACTAGCTACTGGAAACTGCTCCAGAGCTATTCACTTGGACGTCATCCTTCCAGATGGGCACCGAAATCCAGTCCGggttcttctcctctccctgcgcGCCAGGAAGCGTATGTGTCTGTGACAGACACAGGTGAAAAAGCTCTTCAGTCCTGACAGGGAGAGGGAACCCTCAGCCTAATTTACTTTGGGTATGAAGAGCGGGAACTGGATTTCTCTGCTCACCTGGCATGGGCTCCGGGTGCATCGCCGGGAGGACGAGAATCTGGGCTGGATCTCTGTGGCCACCCAGAATGGGCTCTGGGTGCAGACCATGTCTGATGCATGCACAGTGTGCACTggagctgggggccgggggcCTGCCCTGCTGACTCTGCCTTTTGCCCCCTTGCAGCTCATTCAGCCGTGTACTGCAAGCCCATCGTGGCCCAGTCACAGCTCTATGTGGTGGTGGCACAGCTCTTCGGTGGCTCCTACATCTACCGCTGGGACACCAACGTGGACAAGTTCATCAAGATCCAGGACATGGACAGCAGGAAGATCCGCAAGCCCAATGACATCGAGGCCTTCCGGATTGACGGCGACTGGTACTTCGTCATCGCCGACAGCTCCAAGGCCGGCTCCACCAGCCTCTACCGCTGGAACCAGAATGGCTTCTACTCccaccaggccctgcacccctggcacCGCGACACTGACGTGGAATATGTGGAGAACGAAGGCAAGCCCCGGCTCATCATCTCCAGCAGTTCCCAGGCCCCCATCATCTACCAGTGGAGCCGTGCCCAGAAGCAGTTTGTGCAGCAGGGGGAGGTGGCTGAGGTGATGGACGTGCAGATGGTCAAGCACTTCAAGTTCAATAAAGACAATTACCTGTGCCTCAGCCGCTACATCGGGGACTCCAAGGTGGTCAAGTGGGAAGGGCAGCGCTTCACTGAGCTGCAGACCCTGCCCTCGCGGGGCTCCATGGTCATGCAGCCCTTCCTGGTGTCCCAGCGCCAGTACATGGCACTGGGCAGCGACTTCTCCTTCACCCACATTTACCTCTGGGATGTGGAGAAGCAGAAGTTTGTCAAGTTCCAGGAACTCTCCGTCCAAGCCCCCCGGGCCTTCCACTATGTCCCCTTGGAGGACATGGACATCCTGCTGGCCCCCAGCTTCAAGAGCAGCACGCTGGTCTACAGGCACGTTGTGGTGGACCTCAGCTTGTAAGGGGTGTCCCTGCcgcctgcccagctccctgcctcacGCCTAGACACTGTGCAGAGAAAATGTTCTTCCACTTTCAACACCCCTGGAGCCGGGGACTCCAGCGCACTGCCTCTCCTCAGGCTAAAGCTTCCTGTCTGTGCCCATGCGCTGCCCCACGGCCATATCCATGGACAGGTCCAgaacacacacatactcacacaGGCCCGTCAGTCCATGCATACCCAGCACACATTCCATCCATGCACTCGTATGCAGGAGTGTGTACTCACCACAGTCATCCCTCAGTAGATAAACTCATATGCATATGCA
Proteins encoded in this window:
- the LGI3 gene encoding leucine-rich repeat LGI family member 3 isoform X2; protein product: MAELQPGKVMRRGQVLAFLLISLAYLWLPAGSKRAPKLPPCPQSCSCTRDTAFCIDSKAVPRNLPPEVISLTMVNAAFTEIKAAAFAHIPILQFLLLNSNKFTLIGDDAFTGLSHLQYLFIENNDIRSLSKFTFRGLKSLTHLSLANNNLQTLPRDIFTPLDILSDLDLRGNALICDCKIKWLVEWMERTNATVPAIFCSSPIRYQGQKIRDLALKDFSCITTAHSAVYCKPIVAQSQLYVVVAQLFGGSYIYRWDTNVDKFIKIQDMDSRKIRKPNDIEAFRIDGDWYFVIADSSKAGSTSLYRWNQNGFYSHQALHPWHRDTDVEYVENEGKPRLIISSSSQAPIIYQWSRAQKQFVQQGEVAEVMDVQMVKHFKFNKDNYLCLSRYIGDSKVVKWEGQRFTELQTLPSRGSMVMQPFLVSQRQYMALGSDFSFTHIYLWDVEKQKFVKFQELSVQAPRAFHYVPLEDMDILLAPSFKSSTLVYRHVVVDLSL
- the LGI3 gene encoding leucine-rich repeat LGI family member 3 isoform X1, which gives rise to MAELQPGKVMRRGQVLAFLLISLAYLWLPAGSKRAPKLPPCPQSCSCTRDTAFCIDSKAVPRNLPPEVISLTMVNAAFTEIKAAAFAHIPILQFLLLNSNKFTLIGDDAFTGLSHLQYLFIENNDIRSLSKFTFRGLKSLTHLSLANNNLQTLPRDIFTPLDILSDLDLRGNALICDCKIKWLVEWMERTNATVPAIFCSSPIRYQGQKIRDLALKDFSCITTDFVVHQVLPFQSVSAEPFVYSSDLYVALAQPSASSCTILKWDYVERKLWDFDRIPAHSAVYCKPIVAQSQLYVVVAQLFGGSYIYRWDTNVDKFIKIQDMDSRKIRKPNDIEAFRIDGDWYFVIADSSKAGSTSLYRWNQNGFYSHQALHPWHRDTDVEYVENEGKPRLIISSSSQAPIIYQWSRAQKQFVQQGEVAEVMDVQMVKHFKFNKDNYLCLSRYIGDSKVVKWEGQRFTELQTLPSRGSMVMQPFLVSQRQYMALGSDFSFTHIYLWDVEKQKFVKFQELSVQAPRAFHYVPLEDMDILLAPSFKSSTLVYRHVVVDLSL